Proteins from one Nitrobacteraceae bacterium AZCC 2146 genomic window:
- a CDS encoding branched-chain amino acid transport system substrate-binding protein (product_source=KO:K01999; cath_funfam=3.40.50.2300; cleavage_site_network=SignalP-noTM; cog=COG0683; ko=KO:K01999; pfam=PF13458; superfamily=53822) — protein MRPFLRLSAMLASIMLATTMTARAQEPIRIGVLLPFTGPLAKNGIENWEAMQIARDMINERGGVNGRKIEYLQGDATTPNAAISETERLITKDGIKITTGSFASPIAIAVSQAAERHSVFHWETTGAAEVITHRGFKYTFQVGAPARKYGQAAVDFVFGDLAKRLNKPVTELKIALLWENRAFGKSVGDGIRAYSQTKGIKLVYDEGYDQTATDMTPIVQKLKDVTPDILIAISFPNDAILFQRKAKELDFNVNAFIGVSAGYSSPDLRDSIGDSVVGIFVADFPPKVNANVLKPDIKKVAEEFYKRYEAKMKRAPAGHAAAGFSAIWALFTEVLPKAKTYEPDELRDIALKLDLPEGSLVNGSGIKFTNLDVPDDPKGAGENLRASIGVWQWTKAGNEQVYPPELATHEAAMVPMPKWSNR, from the coding sequence ATGCGACCATTTCTCCGCCTGAGTGCGATGCTTGCGAGCATCATGTTGGCGACGACCATGACAGCGCGTGCGCAGGAGCCGATCCGGATCGGTGTGCTGCTGCCATTCACGGGGCCGCTCGCCAAGAACGGCATCGAGAACTGGGAGGCAATGCAGATCGCTCGCGACATGATCAACGAGCGCGGTGGCGTTAACGGGCGCAAGATCGAATATCTGCAGGGTGACGCGACGACGCCGAACGCGGCGATCAGCGAGACCGAGCGGCTGATCACCAAGGATGGCATCAAGATCACGACCGGTTCGTTTGCGTCCCCGATCGCGATCGCCGTCAGCCAGGCCGCCGAACGTCACAGCGTCTTTCACTGGGAAACGACGGGCGCTGCCGAAGTCATCACTCACCGCGGGTTCAAGTACACCTTCCAGGTTGGCGCGCCGGCCCGCAAGTACGGCCAGGCCGCCGTCGATTTCGTATTTGGCGACCTGGCCAAGCGGCTGAACAAGCCGGTCACCGAGCTGAAAATCGCGCTGCTGTGGGAAAACCGTGCCTTCGGCAAGTCCGTCGGCGATGGGATCCGTGCCTATTCCCAGACCAAGGGCATCAAGCTCGTCTATGACGAGGGATACGATCAGACGGCCACCGACATGACGCCGATCGTGCAGAAGCTGAAGGATGTGACGCCCGATATCCTGATCGCGATCTCGTTTCCCAACGACGCCATCCTGTTTCAGCGCAAGGCGAAGGAGCTCGACTTCAACGTCAATGCATTCATTGGCGTCAGTGCCGGTTATTCATCGCCGGATCTGCGGGATTCGATTGGAGATTCCGTGGTTGGCATTTTTGTTGCCGACTTCCCGCCGAAGGTGAATGCCAATGTGCTGAAGCCTGACATCAAGAAGGTCGCCGAGGAATTCTACAAGCGTTACGAGGCCAAGATGAAACGCGCTCCGGCCGGGCATGCGGCGGCGGGCTTCTCGGCGATCTGGGCCTTGTTCACCGAGGTCTTGCCGAAGGCCAAGACCTATGAACCCGACGAGTTGCGGGACATCGCCTTGAAGCTGGATCTGCCCGAAGGCTCGCTGGTCAACGGCAGCGGCATCAAGTTCACCAATCTCGACGTGCCGGATGATCCGAAGGGTGCCGGAGAGAACCTGCGCGCGTCGATCGGCGTCTGGCAGTGGACCAAGGCCGGCAACGAACAAGTCTATCCGCCGGAACTGGCGACCCACGAGGCGGCGATGGTGCCAATGCCGAAGTGGAGCAACCGTTGA
- a CDS encoding 4-hydroxybutyrate dehydrogenase (product_source=KO:K00043; cath_funfam=1.20.1090.10,3.40.50.1970; cog=COG1454; ko=KO:K00043; pfam=PF00465; superfamily=56796): MTISQMIFLNRVEFGLGAIEKLPQELAAAGIGRPMLVTDRGLVAAGLADRVRTLAGSEVTLYDSVPPNPTEDAVLLARHIYIEQGCDGIIALGGGSPLDFGKAVALLATHELPLARYAAIHGGTNLIGRTAPVIAIPTTAGTGSEVGRGALITLASGSKLVIASPHLLPRVALCDPSLTVSLPALLTAATGMDALSHCIEAYLSPRFNPPIDAIVLDGAARAWSAIRTSVRRPQDLQARADMMMASIQGGLGFLKGLGAVHALSHPLGALKEPVLHHGSCNAAILPTILRFNRPVTAARIDALQQAMGLPPEQTLEDAVTELNLDLGLPASLREMGVLENMIPDLVRGALADHSRPTNPREFGEEEAGALYRELIA; encoded by the coding sequence GTGACCATCAGTCAAATGATCTTTCTGAACCGCGTCGAGTTTGGGCTCGGCGCCATCGAGAAGCTGCCGCAGGAGCTTGCGGCCGCTGGCATTGGACGTCCGATGCTCGTCACCGACCGGGGCCTGGTTGCGGCGGGGCTCGCCGATCGCGTCCGCACTCTCGCGGGTTCTGAGGTCACGCTCTATGATTCGGTGCCGCCCAATCCGACCGAGGATGCCGTTCTGTTGGCTCGGCACATCTACATCGAACAGGGGTGCGACGGGATCATCGCACTGGGCGGCGGATCGCCGCTCGATTTCGGCAAGGCGGTTGCCCTGCTGGCAACGCACGAATTGCCGCTGGCGCGCTATGCGGCCATTCACGGCGGCACTAACCTGATCGGCCGGACCGCGCCCGTCATTGCGATTCCGACGACGGCCGGCACCGGATCGGAAGTCGGCCGCGGCGCGCTGATCACTCTGGCCTCAGGCTCGAAGCTTGTCATCGCATCCCCGCACCTTTTGCCGCGGGTCGCGCTTTGCGATCCTTCCCTGACCGTCAGCCTTCCGGCGCTGCTCACGGCGGCGACCGGGATGGATGCGCTGAGCCACTGCATCGAAGCGTATCTGTCACCCCGCTTCAACCCGCCGATCGATGCCATCGTGCTTGACGGCGCCGCGCGCGCCTGGAGCGCGATCAGGACGTCGGTGCGGCGACCGCAGGATCTGCAGGCCCGGGCCGACATGATGATGGCCTCGATCCAGGGCGGCCTCGGATTTCTGAAAGGCCTCGGCGCCGTCCATGCCCTCAGCCATCCGCTCGGCGCTCTCAAAGAGCCGGTGCTTCACCATGGCAGTTGCAACGCTGCGATCCTGCCGACGATCCTGCGCTTCAACCGGCCTGTCACCGCAGCGCGTATCGACGCCCTGCAGCAAGCCATGGGATTGCCACCGGAGCAGACGCTGGAAGACGCTGTAACGGAACTCAACCTTGACCTCGGGCTGCCCGCGAGCCTGCGCGAGATGGGCGTGCTGGAAAATATGATCCCGGATCTCGTCCGCGGCGCCCTCGCCGACCATTCGCGCCCGACCAATCCGAGAGAATTCGGCGAAGAGGAAGCTGGCGCCCTCTATCGGGAATTGATCGCATGA
- a CDS encoding branched-chain amino acid transport system permease protein (product_source=KO:K01997; cog=COG0559; ko=KO:K01997; pfam=PF02653; transmembrane_helix_parts=Inside_1_6,TMhelix_7_29,Outside_30_61,TMhelix_62_84,Inside_85_92,TMhelix_93_115,Outside_116_129,TMhelix_130_152,Inside_153_187,TMhelix_188_210,Outside_211_219,TMhelix_220_242,Inside_243_253,TMhelix_254_276,Outside_277_294): MSTLIQLVLSGILIGSVYALMSIGLTLIFGVLRIVNFAHGEFLMIAMYGAWAFSNLFGLNPYMAATAIVPAMFLFGAVVYWLVISPALDKPHLVVVFATMALSIFLQNAALMAMTADLRDIPPIFNRSITIGSIFLKVELLLGFLITILCTVGLQWMIKKTYLGKAIRATVQDGEAAMLMGIPVPRIFLITFAGGSALVGLAACVMVPLFSVFPSVGLNFVLIAFVIVVLGGMGSIEGALLGGICVGVMQSLSGYYIAPAFGQMFFFVLFLLVMIFRPNGLLGQKGAAMIGMNE, translated from the coding sequence ATGAGCACACTGATCCAGCTCGTTCTGTCCGGTATTCTCATCGGGAGCGTCTATGCGCTGATGAGCATCGGCCTGACGCTGATCTTTGGCGTCTTGCGCATCGTCAATTTTGCCCATGGCGAATTTCTGATGATCGCGATGTACGGTGCGTGGGCCTTCTCGAATCTGTTCGGACTGAACCCCTACATGGCGGCCACTGCGATCGTCCCTGCCATGTTCTTGTTTGGTGCGGTGGTCTACTGGCTGGTGATCAGTCCCGCACTCGACAAGCCGCATCTGGTCGTGGTCTTCGCAACCATGGCGCTGTCGATCTTCCTGCAGAACGCTGCACTGATGGCAATGACTGCGGATCTGCGCGACATTCCGCCGATCTTCAACCGTTCGATCACGATCGGCTCGATCTTCCTCAAGGTTGAGCTGTTGCTTGGCTTCCTGATCACGATCCTCTGTACCGTTGGCCTGCAGTGGATGATCAAGAAGACTTATCTCGGCAAGGCCATCCGCGCGACCGTGCAGGATGGTGAAGCCGCCATGCTGATGGGCATTCCGGTGCCGCGTATTTTCCTGATCACTTTTGCGGGCGGGTCCGCGCTCGTCGGTCTCGCTGCTTGCGTGATGGTGCCATTATTCTCGGTATTTCCTTCCGTCGGGCTGAACTTCGTGCTGATCGCTTTCGTTATTGTGGTGCTGGGCGGCATGGGCAGCATCGAGGGCGCGCTGCTGGGCGGCATCTGCGTCGGCGTGATGCAGTCGCTAAGTGGCTATTACATAGCACCTGCTTTCGGGCAGATGTTCTTCTTCGTGCTGTTCCTGCTGGTGATGATCTTCCGGCCCAATGGCCTTCTCGGCCAGAAGGGTGCCGCGATGATCGGCATGAACGAGTAG
- a CDS encoding branched-chain amino acid transport system permease protein (product_source=KO:K01998; cog=COG4177; ko=KO:K01998; pfam=PF02653; superfamily=103436; transmembrane_helix_parts=Inside_1_20,TMhelix_21_43,Outside_44_48,TMhelix_49_66,Inside_67_72,TMhelix_73_95,Outside_96_99,TMhelix_100_122,Inside_123_128,TMhelix_129_151,Outside_152_165,TMhelix_166_188,Inside_189_225,TMhelix_226_248,Outside_249_262,TMhelix_263_285,Inside_286_304,TMhelix_305_327,Outside_328_337) produces the protein MSIAIPAPISSRRIPVLPKRGRISWFEIVLLAISLGLVVSGIAPSLQDVILLSFLFAGLALAWNIAGGYAGLISFGHSAFFGVGAYTSTILLLRYDISPWIGIWVGALIAAVFGSVLALICARLRGPFFILSTLAFAEVVRIGALNWSSLTGGPEGLSIPPMASLAGMVFASKATYAALMLGYLVFVYGITKGLEASRFGYYLFAIRDNDDAASAAGVNPLFGRTAAMALSAALTGVGGSLFAQYFLYLDPTYVISPELSFQFALLPAVGGLGTAIGPVLGSFLITPLSELLRSHLGNAAAGLHLVIYSFGLIVVMLYFPAGLAGALNKLTRWKPFS, from the coding sequence ATGTCGATCGCCATCCCAGCCCCCATATCCAGCAGACGCATTCCGGTGCTGCCGAAGCGCGGCCGGATTTCCTGGTTCGAAATCGTATTATTGGCGATTTCTCTCGGGTTGGTGGTCTCCGGCATCGCGCCCAGCCTGCAGGATGTCATTCTGCTCAGTTTCCTGTTCGCGGGGCTCGCACTCGCATGGAACATCGCCGGGGGATATGCTGGTCTGATTTCCTTCGGTCATTCGGCCTTCTTCGGCGTCGGCGCCTATACCTCCACGATCCTGCTGCTGCGCTACGATATTTCGCCGTGGATTGGAATCTGGGTTGGCGCACTGATCGCCGCGGTATTTGGCTCGGTATTGGCGCTGATCTGCGCGCGGTTGCGCGGGCCGTTCTTCATCCTTTCGACGCTCGCTTTCGCCGAGGTCGTCCGGATCGGCGCGCTGAACTGGTCGTCGCTCACCGGCGGCCCGGAAGGGCTGTCGATCCCGCCTATGGCGAGCCTGGCGGGCATGGTGTTCGCATCGAAGGCGACCTACGCGGCGCTGATGCTGGGCTACCTCGTCTTCGTCTACGGCATCACCAAGGGGCTCGAGGCCTCGCGCTTCGGCTATTACCTGTTTGCCATTCGCGACAACGACGACGCGGCGAGCGCGGCGGGCGTCAATCCGCTGTTTGGACGCACGGCCGCGATGGCTCTGAGCGCGGCCCTGACGGGCGTCGGGGGCTCGCTGTTTGCGCAATATTTCCTGTACCTTGATCCGACTTATGTGATCTCGCCGGAGCTATCGTTCCAGTTCGCGTTGCTGCCGGCCGTCGGCGGTTTGGGAACGGCGATCGGGCCGGTGCTGGGCTCCTTCCTGATTACACCGCTGTCCGAATTGTTGCGCTCGCATCTCGGCAACGCCGCGGCCGGTCTGCATCTGGTGATCTACAGCTTCGGGCTGATCGTGGTGATGTTGTATTTTCCGGCGGGTCTCGCAGGCGCTCTCAACAAGCTGACGCGATGGAAGCCGTTTTCATGA
- a CDS encoding branched-chain amino acid transport system ATP-binding protein (product_source=KO:K01995; cath_funfam=3.40.50.300; cog=COG0411; ko=KO:K01995; pfam=PF00005,PF12399; smart=SM00382; superfamily=52540), which produces MSALLEVRHVSRSFHTTTAVDDVSFAVQPGELLGLIGPNGAGKSTLFNLIAGVLPPSSGQILFDGKTVTGWKSHDIARIGIARTFQIPKPYRQLSVVENVMLSAFLREKSLAGARKLAEATLADVGLADYSGAPANSLTVGFLKRLEVARALAMRPKLVLFDEIMAGLTPTEVGVMTGFVAGLPARGITVIWVEHVLYAIMKTATRMVVINRGRLIAEGAPAVMARDPAVVKAYLGEEMVLA; this is translated from the coding sequence ATGAGTGCACTTCTCGAAGTCCGCCATGTCAGCCGGTCGTTTCACACGACGACTGCTGTCGATGACGTTTCGTTTGCCGTACAGCCCGGTGAACTGCTCGGCCTGATCGGGCCGAACGGTGCCGGCAAGAGCACGCTGTTCAACCTGATCGCCGGTGTCCTTCCGCCATCCTCGGGCCAGATATTGTTCGATGGCAAGACCGTGACCGGCTGGAAGTCTCACGACATCGCCCGAATTGGCATAGCCCGGACGTTCCAGATTCCGAAGCCTTACCGGCAATTGTCGGTCGTCGAGAATGTGATGCTGAGCGCATTCCTGCGCGAAAAATCCCTCGCCGGGGCGCGCAAACTGGCCGAGGCGACGCTCGCCGACGTCGGGCTGGCGGATTATTCAGGTGCGCCAGCGAATTCCTTGACGGTTGGGTTTCTGAAACGGCTCGAAGTCGCGCGCGCGCTGGCGATGCGGCCGAAGCTCGTGCTGTTCGACGAAATCATGGCGGGGCTGACACCTACCGAAGTCGGCGTCATGACCGGGTTTGTCGCCGGATTGCCGGCGCGGGGCATCACGGTGATCTGGGTCGAGCATGTGCTCTATGCGATCATGAAGACCGCGACGCGAATGGTGGTGATCAATCGCGGCAGGCTGATTGCCGAAGGCGCACCGGCCGTGATGGCCCGCGATCCTGCCGTCGTGAAGGCCTATCTCGGCGAGGAGATGGTCCTTGCTTGA
- a CDS encoding hypothetical protein (product_source=Hypo-rule applied; cleavage_site_network=SignalP-TM; transmembrane_helix_parts=Outside_1_4,TMhelix_5_24,Inside_25_81), which translates to MMRSLIVMIVMLTAVPALAASLLIPERDGMSRSHKIHRYHQRWAHNDCRPFGPFGWHGDVYIPFRGFYGAIGTLCNKRIPY; encoded by the coding sequence ATGATGCGTTCTCTCATTGTTATGATCGTGATGCTGACAGCCGTACCGGCGCTTGCAGCTTCCTTGTTGATTCCTGAACGTGACGGAATGTCCCGCTCCCACAAAATCCACCGCTATCATCAGCGTTGGGCCCACAATGACTGCCGACCGTTCGGTCCATTTGGGTGGCACGGCGACGTCTACATACCGTTTCGTGGATTCTACGGTGCTATCGGCACGCTCTGTAACAAGCGTATCCCATACTAG
- a CDS encoding homoserine O-acetyltransferase (product_source=KO:K00641; cath_funfam=3.40.50.1820; cog=COG2021; ko=KO:K00641; pfam=PF00561; superfamily=53474; tigrfam=TIGR01392): protein MIASNDYELFDAGDVPLQSGDVFPGMRLAYKTFGRLNAAKDNVIVYPTSFSAQHYDTEWLVAPGNALDPDRYFIVIPNLFGNGLSSSPSNSSEMLGRAPFPNISYHDAVLVQQRLMTERFGVSKIALVYGWSMGGMQAYHWAAIYPEMVERAAIVCGSARCSPFNFVFLEGVKAALTADPAFVGGRFVSKPTAGLRAMGRVYAGWALSHGFYRDETWGELGFTSLEDFLARSWDGAFSRRDANDLLAQIRMWQNGDVSRCTQFGGDPSKALAAIKARVLLMPGQTDGYFQVRDNEDELSLLTNARSAELTPIPSLYGHRAGNPALIPADRAFLNATISAFLKAHED, encoded by the coding sequence ATGATAGCATCAAACGATTACGAGCTGTTCGACGCCGGCGACGTGCCACTGCAATCGGGCGACGTATTTCCCGGCATGCGCCTGGCTTACAAGACCTTTGGCCGCCTCAACGCCGCCAAGGATAACGTGATCGTCTATCCGACATCCTTCAGCGCACAGCACTATGACACCGAATGGCTGGTTGCCCCCGGCAACGCGCTGGATCCGGATCGCTACTTCATCGTCATCCCCAACCTGTTCGGCAACGGATTGTCCTCGTCGCCTTCGAATTCTTCCGAAATGCTCGGCCGCGCTCCGTTTCCGAACATCAGCTATCACGATGCCGTTTTGGTGCAGCAACGGCTGATGACCGAGCGTTTCGGCGTCTCCAAAATCGCGCTCGTCTATGGCTGGTCGATGGGCGGCATGCAGGCCTACCACTGGGCTGCCATCTATCCCGAGATGGTGGAACGCGCCGCCATCGTCTGCGGCAGCGCCAGGTGTTCGCCATTCAACTTCGTGTTCCTCGAGGGTGTGAAAGCTGCCTTGACGGCAGATCCCGCATTCGTCGGCGGCCGCTTCGTGTCGAAGCCAACCGCCGGGCTGCGGGCGATGGGGCGTGTCTATGCCGGCTGGGCATTATCGCACGGCTTCTACCGCGACGAGACCTGGGGTGAGTTGGGCTTCACCTCACTGGAGGATTTCCTTGCGCGGTCATGGGACGGCGCCTTCTCGCGGCGCGATGCCAACGACCTGCTGGCGCAGATACGGATGTGGCAGAACGGCGACGTCAGCCGCTGCACGCAATTCGGTGGCGACCCGAGCAAGGCCCTGGCCGCCATCAAGGCGCGCGTTCTGCTCATGCCCGGCCAGACCGACGGATACTTTCAGGTGCGCGACAACGAAGACGAGTTAAGCCTGCTGACTAACGCGCGCTCCGCCGAACTCACTCCCATCCCTTCGCTTTACGGGCACCGGGCCGGCAACCCTGCCCTCATCCCGGCCGATCGTGCGTTTCTCAACGCAACCATCTCGGCGTTTCTGAAAGCTCATGAGGACTAG
- a CDS encoding hypothetical protein (product_source=Hypo-rule applied; cath_funfam=3.40.50.1820) encodes MGMMMSNGWPLSADDWDSQMLFFSLKAAG; translated from the coding sequence ATGGGAATGATGATGAGCAATGGCTGGCCGCTAAGTGCCGACGATTGGGACAGTCAGATGCTGTTCTTTTCGCTCAAGGCTGCCGGGTGA
- a CDS encoding branched-chain amino acid transport system ATP-binding protein (product_source=KO:K01996; cath_funfam=3.40.50.300; cog=COG0410; ko=KO:K01996; pfam=PF00005; smart=SM00382; superfamily=52540), translated as MLEVKHLDAFYGAVQVLHDVNLFVGAGEIVGLVGANAAGKSSLMFTLAGLRTTHQGDVLLEGVAIDKVPAYERPARGLVLVPERRRLFPFMTVLENLEIGAYAAAARTVARQTLDEVFALLPVLADRRKQVAGSMSGGEQQMLAIGRALMAKPRVLLLDEPTEGLAPIYVKLLFDLIVDLRAKGLTVMIVEQNVHHVLHTADRAYVLENGRIVMEGQGKTLLNDERLKTAYLGL; from the coding sequence TTGCTTGAGGTCAAACATCTCGATGCCTTCTACGGCGCGGTGCAGGTCCTTCACGACGTGAACCTGTTCGTCGGAGCGGGTGAGATCGTTGGTCTGGTCGGCGCCAACGCCGCGGGCAAGAGTTCGTTGATGTTTACCCTCGCGGGGCTGCGGACGACCCATCAGGGAGACGTGCTGCTGGAGGGCGTCGCGATCGACAAGGTGCCTGCCTATGAGCGACCGGCCCGGGGCCTGGTGCTGGTGCCGGAACGGCGCCGGCTGTTTCCATTCATGACGGTGCTCGAGAATCTCGAGATCGGCGCCTATGCGGCCGCGGCACGCACCGTCGCGCGCCAAACCCTCGATGAAGTGTTTGCGTTGCTCCCGGTGTTGGCTGATCGGCGCAAGCAAGTGGCGGGATCGATGAGCGGCGGCGAGCAGCAGATGCTCGCGATCGGCCGGGCCCTGATGGCCAAACCGCGCGTGCTGCTGCTGGACGAGCCCACCGAGGGACTTGCGCCGATCTACGTCAAACTGCTGTTCGATCTGATCGTCGATCTGCGCGCCAAGGGCCTGACCGTAATGATCGTCGAGCAGAATGTGCATCACGTCCTGCATACGGCCGATCGCGCCTACGTGCTGGAGAACGGCCGGATCGTCATGGAGGGCCAGGGCAAAACACTCCTGAATGACGAACGGCTGAAGACGGCTTACTTGGGACTTTGA
- a CDS encoding arylformamidase (product_source=KO:K01432; cath_funfam=3.40.50.1820; cog=COG0657; ko=KO:K01432; pfam=PF00135; superfamily=53474) gives MTEPAKPNDNVNRRTLLAGMAAGIIASSTNSASAQPSTAVPEKGPKVWLDMDQKELDDAYDQPKFAPNIVQVMKRYASNSAAMRARLGEPGRASYGTTAIEKLEIYSPKQSSAPIHIHIHGGAWRQRPATEYAFPAEMLMHAGAHYVVPDFISVDESKGDLMPMIEQVRRSIAWTVRNAHSFGGDPSRVYLSGFSSGSHLAGVALLTDWKKDFDLPDDVIKGAVLSSGLYDLKAVRLSARSKYVNISDEVEEALSTQRHLAKIRTPLVLAHGTYETPEFQRQTRDFAAALQAANKPVKYFINENYNHFEMMETFASPYALLGREVLEQMQLRGA, from the coding sequence GTGACCGAACCAGCGAAACCGAATGATAACGTCAATCGCCGCACCCTGCTCGCCGGCATGGCGGCAGGTATCATCGCGAGTTCGACGAACAGCGCTTCTGCCCAGCCATCAACGGCTGTGCCGGAGAAAGGCCCCAAGGTATGGCTCGACATGGACCAAAAGGAGCTGGATGACGCCTACGACCAGCCGAAATTCGCACCGAATATCGTGCAGGTCATGAAACGCTATGCATCCAATAGTGCAGCGATGCGGGCGCGCCTCGGCGAGCCAGGGCGCGCAAGCTACGGCACCACCGCCATTGAGAAGCTTGAGATTTACTCACCGAAGCAATCCAGCGCACCGATCCATATTCACATTCACGGCGGCGCCTGGCGCCAACGTCCCGCGACGGAGTATGCCTTTCCCGCGGAAATGCTGATGCACGCCGGCGCGCATTACGTGGTCCCGGACTTCATCTCGGTTGATGAATCGAAAGGTGACCTGATGCCGATGATCGAACAGGTCCGCCGCTCGATTGCCTGGACCGTCCGCAACGCCCATAGCTTCGGTGGCGATCCGTCACGCGTCTATCTGTCCGGATTCTCATCCGGCTCGCACCTGGCAGGAGTAGCGCTGCTGACGGACTGGAAGAAGGATTTCGATTTGCCCGACGACGTCATCAAGGGCGCGGTGCTGTCGAGCGGGTTATACGATCTCAAGGCTGTGCGCCTGTCGGCGCGTTCGAAATATGTCAACATTTCAGACGAGGTCGAAGAAGCGCTCAGCACGCAACGGCATCTTGCGAAGATCCGAACGCCGCTGGTTCTGGCTCATGGTACCTACGAAACACCGGAATTTCAGCGCCAGACCCGCGACTTCGCAGCTGCGTTGCAGGCCGCCAACAAGCCCGTGAAGTATTTCATCAACGAGAACTACAATCATTTCGAAATGATGGAAACCTTCGCCAGTCCCTATGCCCTCCTCGGCCGAGAGGTGCTGGAGCAAATGCAGCTGCGCGGCGCCTGA
- a CDS encoding LysR family nitrogen assimilation transcriptional regulator (product_source=KO:K19338; cath_funfam=1.10.10.10,3.40.190.10; cog=COG0583; ko=KO:K19338; pfam=PF00126,PF03466; superfamily=46785,53850), producing the protein MDQRKIQYFFSVIEHGNLSSAAQSLRVSQPTLSRQIQAIEEQFRTPLFVRGGRGMLLTEAGRQLHEGLQSIERQMRLLKNDVAAVSLEPSGEVAFGIPPSPRGLIAVPLVKSFNAAYPRIVVRIVEETSGQLRDLVANGMLDVAITNTNEPLHGIASQHLGRERMLLVGPASAKLSMRKETPIKSLAGLPLILTMRPNSLRLTVETGLGLHGLQANVRFEANTLPLMTDLVIAGLGYTVLPVCGVRALLKQGQISASPIADLSITWMVARPKTRSLGVAAERFYEMLCDLGRKQVRDGVWEATT; encoded by the coding sequence ATGGATCAGCGCAAAATTCAGTACTTCTTCTCGGTCATCGAGCATGGCAACCTCAGCAGCGCCGCCCAATCGTTGAGGGTGTCGCAGCCGACGTTGAGCCGGCAAATCCAGGCGATCGAGGAACAGTTTCGAACACCACTGTTCGTGCGCGGCGGCCGCGGCATGTTGCTGACCGAGGCGGGCCGGCAATTGCACGAAGGGCTGCAAAGCATCGAGCGGCAGATGCGGCTGCTCAAGAACGATGTGGCCGCAGTTTCACTTGAACCATCGGGCGAAGTCGCATTCGGCATTCCGCCCTCGCCGCGAGGCCTGATCGCAGTGCCGCTGGTGAAAAGCTTCAACGCGGCATATCCGCGGATCGTAGTCCGCATCGTCGAGGAAACCAGCGGCCAGCTGCGCGATCTTGTCGCCAATGGCATGCTCGACGTCGCCATCACCAACACCAATGAACCCTTACACGGTATTGCCTCGCAGCATCTCGGACGCGAGCGAATGCTGCTCGTCGGCCCGGCGAGTGCAAAGCTGTCGATGCGCAAGGAGACGCCGATCAAATCGCTGGCAGGCCTGCCTCTGATTTTGACAATGCGCCCGAACAGCCTGCGGCTGACAGTGGAGACCGGTCTGGGGCTTCATGGCCTGCAGGCGAATGTCAGATTCGAAGCCAACACCCTCCCCTTGATGACCGATCTCGTGATCGCGGGACTTGGCTATACGGTTCTTCCCGTCTGCGGCGTCCGCGCGCTGCTCAAGCAAGGCCAGATCTCCGCCAGCCCAATTGCAGATCTGTCCATTACCTGGATGGTGGCGCGCCCAAAGACTCGCTCGCTCGGCGTTGCCGCCGAGCGTTTTTACGAGATGCTGTGCGACCTCGGCCGCAAGCAGGTCCGCGATGGCGTATGGGAGGCGACCACGTAG